A region of Pirellulales bacterium DNA encodes the following proteins:
- a CDS encoding DUF6797 domain-containing protein: MKFLVRLGWITLSLAIALSGSVPATARDIFARENLIAWCIVPFDAARRGPEERAKMLADLGLHQLAYDWRDEHIPQWDEEIAAMRRHDVRIVAWWMAPTTLNETNRKILDVVRRHQLKLQFWVLVSDPDPQLPQAERVRAAATAIRPLAVEAKQLGCQVGLYNHGGWFGEPENQIEILKELTSSTDGQPQLDNIGLVYNLHHGHTHLDRFPALLQKIKPWLYALNLNGMTAHGDERGEKILPIGTGELDMQLLRTIRDSGYQGPIGILNHTDLDARARLADNLAGLDWLVRQLNGEPARPRPKMETYPDAPAPRTSGAKPEPQKDQSSNQTPNEQATAERAQLTELVTAAHKSGDARNGALVFASAKFACLSCHRVGEQGGAVGPELSKIGSTACPEDIAESLLWPKRKVKPEFVASSIITDSGSLHQGYIVKESAGAVTIRDTATGEVKTIPASEIAERAVVGTLMPEGLSAAMTERERRDVVRFLMELRDPAEGNEGISAMAHLPGKFTYDFAPLQPARWRYAGHRVNRQRLYDFYAKEADYFRDRSVAVLPAYPGLDGGELGHWGNQNEETWRDDRWNQMDSGSVLCGIVQCGPKTVARGVCVKLGDAKLGEANLGRRGDMAACFNADTLEYEAVWQGGFVKFSPVRHGFVDALAIDGRSVEFAVEQLPAGTRHYRGYYRNGSQVVFAYEIDGRMYLDAPRIEDGKFSRLVAPADEHPLRELLKGGPAQWPQVLETHGSLGGDDAAYTIDTITAPVDNPWRSLMFFGGHDFLPDGSAMVCTMHGEVWHVTGLDRELAHVRWKRFAAGLHHPQGLVVSGDAIYVLGRNQVTRLHDLNHDDEADFYECFSQAFETSTAGHDFICGLERDPAGNFFTVSGNQGLLRIAPDGARADVIATGFRNPDGLGLLPDGSVTVPSSEGEWTPTSMINLVPHVAATAQEKIVPTPATTTPHYGYRGPMGDRPPELPLVFLPRGLDNSSGGQTFAESTKWGPAAGQIVHLSYGAGTYFLVLRDQVGGQAQGAVVPMPGDFASGPHRARFSPHDGQLYVTGMAGWGTYTAEDGSFERVRYTGKRTQLPIAFHVHENGVRVSFAEPVDARMAGDAARQFAQVWNYRYSSAYGSEEYAPSHFGLVGHDRLAVTAAHVLPDEKTVFLEMPGLQPVNQLHLRLQVDENERTEMFVTVHALDRPFTDLPGYQPVAKTIAPHPLLADLELLKNPPPPNPWRAHIAGARDITVEAGKNLSFATRSFTVRAAEPIQLTFVNPDVVPHNWVLLKPGALVRVGEMVNRMVADPEAVARHYVPRTDDVLVYTDIVPAGGKFSISFRAPDSPGRYPYLCSFPGHWMVMNGQLIVE; encoded by the coding sequence ATGAAGTTCTTGGTTCGTTTGGGATGGATCACCCTGTCTTTGGCGATCGCGCTAAGCGGCAGTGTTCCGGCGACGGCACGTGATATTTTTGCTCGCGAGAATCTGATCGCCTGGTGCATCGTGCCCTTCGATGCCGCACGTCGCGGCCCGGAAGAGCGGGCCAAGATGCTCGCCGACCTGGGTTTGCACCAGTTGGCCTACGATTGGCGCGACGAGCATATCCCGCAATGGGACGAAGAAATCGCGGCCATGCGCCGGCACGACGTACGGATCGTCGCCTGGTGGATGGCGCCAACGACGCTCAACGAGACGAACCGCAAGATTCTCGACGTCGTTCGCCGTCACCAGTTGAAGTTGCAATTCTGGGTGCTTGTTTCCGATCCCGATCCGCAGTTGCCTCAGGCCGAGCGAGTGCGCGCGGCGGCCACGGCGATCCGGCCGCTGGCCGTCGAGGCGAAGCAACTTGGCTGCCAGGTCGGTTTATACAACCACGGCGGCTGGTTCGGCGAGCCGGAAAACCAGATCGAGATTCTAAAGGAGTTGACCTCGTCGACGGACGGGCAACCGCAGCTCGACAATATCGGCCTGGTGTACAACTTGCACCACGGCCACACGCACCTCGATCGCTTCCCCGCTTTGTTGCAAAAGATCAAGCCGTGGCTGTATGCGCTGAATCTCAACGGCATGACGGCGCATGGCGACGAGCGAGGCGAAAAGATTCTGCCAATTGGCACTGGCGAGTTGGATATGCAACTGTTGCGCACGATTCGCGACAGCGGCTACCAGGGGCCTATCGGCATTCTGAATCACACCGATCTCGACGCCCGGGCACGGCTGGCGGACAACCTGGCCGGACTCGACTGGCTGGTCCGACAACTTAACGGTGAGCCCGCCCGACCGCGTCCCAAGATGGAGACGTATCCGGACGCGCCGGCGCCCAGGACGAGCGGAGCAAAGCCCGAGCCACAGAAAGACCAATCGAGCAACCAAACGCCCAACGAACAAGCAACCGCCGAGCGAGCACAGCTCACCGAACTTGTGACCGCCGCGCATAAATCGGGTGACGCGAGGAACGGGGCCCTCGTCTTCGCTTCGGCCAAGTTTGCCTGCCTGTCGTGTCATCGCGTGGGCGAACAAGGAGGCGCAGTCGGGCCGGAATTGAGCAAGATCGGCAGTACGGCTTGCCCCGAAGATATTGCCGAATCGCTGTTGTGGCCCAAGCGCAAGGTAAAGCCCGAGTTCGTGGCTTCGTCGATCATCACCGACAGCGGTTCGCTGCATCAGGGCTATATCGTAAAAGAGAGCGCGGGCGCGGTGACGATTCGCGACACGGCGACGGGCGAAGTGAAAACAATTCCCGCAAGCGAAATCGCCGAACGCGCCGTGGTCGGCACGCTCATGCCTGAGGGTTTGAGCGCCGCCATGACCGAGAGAGAGCGGCGCGACGTAGTGCGGTTTCTTATGGAGCTACGCGATCCGGCTGAAGGGAACGAGGGTATCTCGGCCATGGCGCACCTCCCCGGCAAATTCACCTACGACTTTGCGCCGCTTCAGCCCGCGCGCTGGCGCTACGCCGGACACCGCGTAAATCGGCAGCGGCTTTACGATTTCTACGCCAAGGAGGCAGATTACTTTCGCGACCGCTCGGTGGCCGTGCTGCCGGCTTACCCGGGGCTCGACGGCGGCGAACTTGGCCACTGGGGGAATCAAAACGAGGAAACCTGGCGCGATGATCGCTGGAATCAAATGGATTCTGGCAGCGTGCTGTGCGGCATTGTGCAGTGCGGGCCAAAAACCGTGGCCCGTGGCGTGTGTGTGAAACTCGGCGACGCAAAACTCGGCGAGGCGAATCTGGGGCGTCGTGGCGACATGGCCGCCTGCTTCAATGCCGACACGCTCGAGTATGAAGCCGTCTGGCAAGGCGGCTTCGTGAAGTTCTCGCCCGTGCGGCACGGCTTTGTCGATGCGCTGGCGATCGACGGCCGCTCGGTGGAGTTCGCGGTCGAGCAACTGCCGGCCGGCACGCGACATTATCGCGGCTATTATCGGAACGGATCGCAGGTCGTCTTTGCCTATGAGATCGACGGCCGAATGTACCTCGACGCTCCGCGCATCGAGGATGGAAAGTTCTCGCGGCTCGTCGCGCCGGCCGATGAGCATCCGCTACGCGAGCTTCTGAAAGGCGGCCCGGCACAATGGCCGCAGGTTTTGGAAACGCACGGCAGCTTGGGCGGCGACGATGCGGCTTACACGATCGATACGATCACGGCGCCTGTCGACAACCCTTGGCGATCGCTGATGTTTTTCGGCGGCCATGATTTTCTTCCCGACGGCTCGGCCATGGTCTGCACGATGCACGGGGAAGTTTGGCACGTTACGGGGCTCGACCGCGAACTGGCGCACGTGCGCTGGAAGCGCTTTGCCGCCGGGCTGCATCATCCCCAGGGGCTCGTTGTCAGCGGCGATGCGATTTACGTCCTGGGACGAAACCAGGTCACGCGCCTCCACGATCTGAACCACGACGACGAAGCCGATTTCTACGAGTGTTTCAGTCAGGCGTTCGAGACGTCGACCGCTGGCCATGATTTCATCTGCGGATTAGAGCGTGACCCGGCCGGAAACTTCTTCACGGTCTCGGGCAACCAGGGATTGTTGCGCATCGCGCCCGACGGCGCGCGGGCGGACGTCATAGCGACCGGCTTTCGCAACCCCGATGGGTTAGGGCTGTTGCCCGACGGTTCGGTCACGGTGCCCAGTTCCGAAGGAGAATGGACGCCGACCTCGATGATCAATCTGGTGCCGCACGTGGCGGCGACGGCGCAAGAAAAGATCGTCCCGACGCCCGCAACCACGACGCCGCATTACGGCTACCGTGGCCCGATGGGCGATCGGCCACCCGAATTGCCGCTAGTGTTCTTGCCGCGCGGATTGGACAACTCGAGCGGCGGGCAGACGTTTGCCGAGAGCACGAAGTGGGGGCCCGCCGCGGGCCAGATCGTACACCTCTCCTATGGAGCGGGCACTTATTTTCTCGTCTTGCGCGATCAAGTCGGCGGCCAGGCACAAGGCGCGGTAGTGCCTATGCCGGGCGACTTTGCCTCGGGCCCACATCGGGCGCGTTTCTCACCACATGATGGTCAACTCTATGTGACCGGCATGGCTGGCTGGGGGACGTATACCGCGGAAGATGGTTCGTTCGAACGCGTGCGCTACACGGGTAAGCGAACTCAATTGCCCATCGCGTTCCACGTGCATGAAAATGGTGTGCGCGTTTCTTTCGCCGAGCCCGTCGATGCACGCATGGCTGGTGATGCGGCGCGGCAATTTGCCCAGGTTTGGAACTATCGCTACAGCAGCGCCTACGGATCCGAAGAATATGCTCCGTCGCACTTCGGACTCGTGGGGCACGATCGGCTGGCCGTCACCGCGGCACATGTGCTTCCCGACGAGAAGACGGTCTTCCTCGAGATGCCTGGGTTACAACCGGTGAATCAATTGCACTTGCGGTTGCAGGTCGATGAGAACGAGCGGACCGAGATGTTCGTCACGGTACACGCACTCGATAGACCGTTTACCGACTTGCCCGGTTATCAACCGGTCGCGAAGACGATCGCACCGCATCCGCTGTTGGCGGATCTGGAACTGCTGAAGAACCCGCCACCGCCCAATCCGTGGCGAGCGCACATTGCCGGTGCGCGCGATATAACGGTCGAGGCCGGCAAGAACCTCAGCTTCGCCACGCGGTCGTTCACAGTGCGCGCGGCTGAACCGATTCAGCTGACTTTCGTCAATCCCGACGTGGTGCCCCACAACTGGGTGCTGCTAAAGCCTGGGGCGCTTGTGCGTGTCGGCGAGATGGTGAATCGGATGGTGGCCGATCCGGAGGCCGTCGCGCGGCATTACGTGCCGCGCACCGACGATGTCCTCGTCTACACCGACATCGTGCCGGCGGGAGGCAAGTTCTCGATCAGTTTCCGGGCGCCGGACTCGCCGGGGCGCTACCCATATCTCTGCTCGTTCCCGGGGCACTGGATGGTCATGAACGGGCAGTTGATCGTCGAGTGA